The DNA window CTTCTTGTTTCCACGGTACATCGCGTAGCAACTGTTCAAACAGATCGGAAGCTTGGTCATCACTAAGAAAATGAGGAGACCAGTACAGTCGACCATTTTCAACGTTGAGCCATTCTGGCTGTGCTGATGAAAAGAGCGATAGTTGATCCATGATGCGTATCCTATGACTTGGTTGGGGATAACAAATGTGCCACTGATAAAAACTCTAACCAGAAAGTAACTCGATGGAAAGCATTCAGCGAAAAGTTGATGTCTTGCGCAAAATTGCTTTGCATTTTGAAATTAAATTCGCAATTTGCAAATCACATATTCCACTTGATGCCTAATTTGTCAGCAAAAATTAGCTATTTAGTGGTATAAAAACCATAAAATTTGCCTTTTTAAAAGTTGGCACGCTACCTGCATATATACAAGTGACCCTTATTAAGCCGAGGGTCACCTAGCCAACTGACGTTGTTAGTGGACCAATTTGTTCACAAATATCTACAGCCAACCACTCTTATTGTGATTGGCTTTTTTTTTGCCTGCAATTTGTCGCTGGCTAAAGAAAAGGCCATCTTAACGATAGCCTCTGTGATGCTTGCGAGCTTGGGTTTACCACTAGGTTGCGTTATTTGGATCTTGGTTCGCTTCACTTCCTGCCGTGGTCTCTTCACATCCGGCATAGCAGCTTGGGTTTCTCGGGCACACGGCACCCCGAGAACAAATAAGTCGCGCCTCGGCTTCAATGCCCCGTTCAATCCAATTGATGTTCAAAATCTTGGCGATGGTTTTCAGGTCGCGTTTGATTGGCAAAGGAATCGGTGTCGAGCCACCTTGACGAACACAGGATGCTTTTAATTGCTCCGCTATCATCACGGCATCCCCGCCTTGAGCATCAATCGCTGGATTAAGATCAATCCCAGCACACAACACCCTATTGTTACCTGCGGCATCGGTCATGTTAACCGATTCACAGCAATAAATTCGCGGTTCGTTACCCACGTTGAGAATCGATATTTGCGCTGAACTTCCCGATTGTGGATTGGCCAAGCGGCGAAATACTGCCCAATGCTGACAGGGGTCGTTAACGGTTCGCATATTGCCCCACGGGAGAGGAATCCCATTACCACGGTAAACCGCCTTGAGCTTTCCTTCCCCATAGGCATCGAAGTAATGCCAATGTGGGTAGGGGGAGACGACCGTCATTCGGCGCATTGCCACGGAAGGAGAGACCCCCGCTTTTTTGTGAACATCGATTTCATAGCCATTTCTATCCAGTAATTGGCGATAAGGTACTTTGGGGCAAAGCAGTGCTCCGGCAAAAAAGCTTGATTCAAAATCGCGCCATGCTTGCAATATGTCCTGTGAGTTCAGTTCCGACGAAGCCGTTCCTGTGGTCTCTTCTTCCCAACGATTGGTGTGACCTATCGTCAGAACACTTTTCAAACCATCTTTGCTGTGCAGTACGTTATGACCGATGTACACCGCAAGGTCATATTTGAGACGGGTTGGGTAATCTCGAAGCATTTCATTGAGATAAACATGACCTGGCGGCTCAAAAAAGGAGGTGACCAATTGTTTGGCACTGATCCCCAACTCATCAACCACCTGTTTCGGTGTGCGTTTGATCCAATGAACGGTGAGCCCAACATGTTTAGCGAGATCCAACAGATCTTGCACATCAAGATTGAGCTGCTTTTTGCCGACGTCTTCTGCGGCTCGCTCTAAATCAGGAAAATGGTTTTGTAAGCTTTCTTGATGAGCTCGAATCAAAAGATGCGCGAACTGGCGACCAGTGATGCCAGTTTGTGACAGCATTTCTGGGATAGCAATTTGCAGAATGTCTCGAGAGAAAAGAAAACTCGGTTCGAGCGCCATACCACTAATGCCGCCACGATTACCTTTATCGGGTGTGATCTCTTCTTGATCTGGCTCGTCATCTAAAAACCAAGTGGGTGGCTTTTGAAAGACTTCTGCGATTACTTCTAGCATCTCGGCGCTTGGGACACGCTTGCCCCGTTCAATCATCGACAAATAGGAGACCGATGGCGCGTTTTCAGGGTTGATCCTAATACAACGGGCAGAGAGGTCTTCCATGGTGAGATGGTTACGCTTGCGCAAATTACGTACTTTGGTTCCCAAAAAATGGGATTGTCGAATAAGACTTTTTGACACGGCCATTTGTAAAATTCACATTGTAAAATTTTTGTTGTGAAATTGTAGTGAGAAATCTATTACTCTTCCAAGTAAGCCGAGTCACAAAATCGATTGAAATTCAGTTGAGCTCTGTGAACAGTGAATGGCATCAATAAAACAGAATGAATACGTGAAACATCCTAGAAGGAACGATAGATGAACATGCTGACTTTTGACAAAAAACAACCCCACCACTCGACACCGTTTATTGCTGAACATGTGTTTGCGGTGGAGAACATCAGCGCCGAGCAGCAAGATGAGAAGCAGGTCAAAGCCAAGCAGCTGTTGGATCGCCTTTTCCCACTTGAGCAGGGCTCGCACCAAGATGTCACCAGTTACCAAATTGATTACCACCACATGCTGGCTTACTTCAAAGATGGCACCCATAGTGGTTTGAGCAACAATCAACAGTTTGTTGCCTTTGTTGGTGAGAAAGACCGCCCGACCTCAATTCTGTTCCGCGATGGAAACGGCAGTCATGTTGAGCTATTGATTGCGCGCCATCAAGGGACTGGCGAAGTGCAATTAGTCACCATCGATGATATTCAGCTTGAAACCAATACCATGTTCAATGAAACCTCAGGTATGCGCCATTGGATTAGCCTAGTCAAAGGTGATGAACAAGGTCGCCCTCAAGCGTGTTCTGAAGATAAAGAGTATCGCGGTAAATGCGGTGAAGAGTATTGTCTAACGTATTGTTATGAATTGTAAAAGTCGATTCATTTGAGCTTCACGCCCTGACCAAGTCAGGGCGTGGTCTTTTCTAAAGGGGCATTACTCGGTTGCGGCCTAAGTTTTTCGCTTCATAGAGCATTTTATCGGCGCGTTCTAATAGGGAGGTTGGGTTGTCTTGCGGTTGGCGCTCAGCCACACCAAATGAGGCGGTGACGCTACTCACTTGCTCACCCGTACGGCGGTCTTTGATATTGAGTTTTTCGATTGAACGGCGTTGGCTCTCTGCAAACTGACGCGCAATACGTAAACTCTTCTGCGGCACTAATAGGATAAATTCTTCCCCACCAAACCGATACGCATTAATACCCTCGCGGCAGGAAGACTGTAAGCGCTTGGCAATCGCGCGAATCACACTATCACCAAACAGATGACCGTAGGTGTCGTTCAACTTTTTAAAGTGGTCAATATCGGCCACAATCAAGCACATGGGCTGATCGATTTCAAATAAGGTCTGGATATCGCGGTCAAAAGCACGGCGGTTATAGAGGGTTGTTAAGCTGTCAAACAGCGCATCTTTTTGTACTTCTGCGAGTTGATCTTTTAAGCGGGTGATCTCTTCAGTTGCCGTGTTGAGCTGATTGTGTAAAAACGAAGTCGAGTGACGAATTTGGCGTGAGTCGGCAATTAACTTACGGATAATGGTCATCACTTCTTCGATGGAAAGATTATCTCGTTCGACTCGTTCTAGATCATTAAAGCTTTTATCAATCAATGAGCTAAATACAGAGGTGTCGGTTAATGTATCGGTCATCGAACAACTAATTTCCCCGACCAACACTTCTAGATTCGACTTAAGGTCATTGATACTGGTTTCTGCTTTGCTCGCGATGTATTGCTGATACATTTGCTCGTTTGCTGATGGTGGGCAGACACCATTTTGCGCGACGATGTTGTCGATCTGGGCATTCATCTCAGGGAGGGTGTTATCGACATAGGTGTACCAAAGAGCGTAATTGGCTGGCGTGGTGGCCACCATATTTTTCATCATCAGTGGTACTGCTTTTTTTAGATTGTCCGTGGATTTTTTGAATTCGTCGGTCATGAGTCACTGTTCGCAAAAGGTATCCGCAATACTAATAAACCCAAAAACGGAAACCGTGGAAGATACTCCTAGTATAACAGGCTGGTGTAAGCTTTCTGTATCAAGAATGATCCTACCTAGACTAGCTGCGTAAAAATCATGCAGTTAAATAACGGGAACCCTATGAAATATACCACATTACGCTTGATTCTTGGTGATCAGCTCAATAGCCAACATCACTGGTTCGCTCAGGTGAACCCTGACACTCTTTATGTGATTGCTGAGCTGAAGCAAGAGACCGATTACGTAAAACATCATGTGCAGAAAGTCTGTGCTTTTTTTGCAGCAATGGAAGCGTTTGCCCATCAACTGCAACAAGCTGGACATCATGTGCTGCATCTTACGTTAGATGACACGGCTTCGTTTGCTGATTTGCCTAGTTTACTGGAATCGCTATTGCAACGTTTTGATATTGACCAGTTTGGCTATCAAACGCCAGATGAGTATCGCGTGTTACAGCAACTGCGCCAATGGCGTCCACAAGGGATCACCAAAAGCGAATATGACTCACAGCATTTCATGGTACCGTTTGACGAATTGGCTGCCGATTTTCCCAGTGATAAATCGGTGTTGATGGAGCACTTTTATCGTCGGATGCGTAAACGTCATCAAATATTGATGACACCAGATGGGAATCCACTGGGAGGTCAGTGGAATTATGATGAAGAGAACCGGTCGGCGCTTAAGAAGGCGGATTTGGCTGACATTCCACCACCACTTCGTTTTGAAAACCCCATCGATGCTATTTTGGCACGAATCGAACGCCATGATGTGGTGACGTTCGGAACCCAAAGTTCAACCTTGTTGTGGCCCATTAATCGTAGCCAAGCCCTTAACCTCTTGGCCTATTTTTGCCAACACTGTGTGGCGAATTTTGGTCGCTTTCAAGATGCGATGACCGCCAATTCTCCTCATCAATGGTCGCTTTATCACAGCCGACTCTCTTTTGCGCTCAATGTAAAACTGCTCAACCCCAAAGAGGTGATTGATGCGGTTATCTATTTTTACAACCAACACACGCAGAGTGTCACGTTGGCTCAGGTAGAAGGTTTTGTGCGGCAAATTCTGGGCTGGCGTGAATATGTTCGCGGTATGTACTGGGCCAACATGCCAAATTTTAAGGAGAAAAATGCGCTAGCAGCACAGCGTAAACTGCCCAACTATTTCTGGCATGGCAAAACGAAGATGCGTTGCATGAGCGCTGCTATCTCGCAATCTCTCGACTACGCCTATGCCCATCACATTCAACGCTTGATGATCACCGGCAACTTCGCTTTGCTGACGGGCTGCGACCCAGATGAAGTCGATGAGTGGTATCTCGGTATCTACATTGATGCGTTGGAATGGGTTGAACTGCCTAATACGCGTGGTATGGCGTTATTTGCGGATAATGGTTTGATTGCGACCAAACCTTATATCGCGAGTGGTTCCTACGTGAACAAGATGAGTGACTATTGCAAGGGTTGTCCTTACCAAGTCAAAGAGAAAGTCGGTTCAAGTGCCTGTCCTCTTAACGCTTGGTATTGGGCATTTTTACATCGTCATCGTGAGCGTTTTGCCTCGAATCATCGCATGAAAATGATGTATCGCGTTTGGGAAGGATTTACCCCTGAACTTCAGGGGCAAATCTTAGCAACGGCGCAGGACAATCTGCAGCGGATTGAAGAGTTATAAACTATGACATTCGCCTTTTAGCGCAAGGGCGCTGCGTCGCGCCTTTTGCCACTGCATAACGCATTGTGGAGCCAATGACATTATGATCATGCCCACCATAAGCAGGTATTGATACGTCGTAAAGGTTTCACCGAGCAGCAGGAAGCCACAACTAATACCCGCCACGGGGTTGGCGATGCCACCAAAGGTAAAATCCACCACTGACATTCGTTGAAGCAACCAAACATAGAGCCCATAAGCGAGCGCGGTATTGAGCACACAAATCCAGATAAGACCTGCAATGTGATTCCAATCGATATGAGTTAATGCTGCTACGTAGATCTCTGGAGCGTTCAGCGCGTGTATCACCGTTACGGGAATTAAGACCAAGCCCCCCAAAATAAGCTGCCAGGTCAGCGTTGTCCACCAGTGTACTTTCTGACCGAGCTTTTGCGTGTAGGTTGATCCTGCGATCATGCACAAAATCGCCCCAAGCATAGCGATCATCCCCAGTGGACTCAGACTTAGGTGGCTGGGATCAAATAACTGCCAAGCCAGAACGATTAAGCCAAAACCACAGATGGCTCGAATCACGCTAGGACGCTGTTTGAAAACAACCCATTGAAACAGCATGGCAAACACTGGCACTGAAATCATTCCCACCCCAGAGATAGCCGAGGGTAGGGTGTGTGCCATTAAAAAGATCAAACAGAAAAAAGCCCCAATATTGATCGTGCCGACGATCAACAGAGGACGCCAATCTTTTGCAGCAGGAAATGAGGGTTTGACCAACCAGAGTAGCAGTCCGGCAGGCAGCGCGCGGAGTATTCCTAGTAACAATGGTGGCCAATCAGGCAGAGTAAATTGCGTGACCGCGTAAGTGGTTCCCCAAAAGAACGCCGGTATCATCGCGAGTAAAATATTCATGTAAAGTATCTTTACGTTAAAATAGTTTACGCAAAGATAAAGAAGAAAAAGAGTTTTGTAAAGTATCTTAATGTTAAAGTAATATGGCAAAGGAACTAAAACAGAGTAGTAGTGAAATGGATGCAATAGACATTATTCGCGGTCAATGGGCGAAAGAATTTCCTGAAATCAATACGTTACCTATGGGAATTTTAGGTCGTCTGATTCGTCTGACCAAACACTTGGAAAATCACATTGCCCAGTGGCTCAAAGAGCATGGATTGCTGATGGGGGAATTTGATGTGTTAATGACGTTACGTCGCTCTGGGGCTCCGTATCAAATGACCCCTTCAGATTTACTCAACTCGATGATGTTAACGTCAGGAGCGATGACCAACCGCTTAGACAAACTAGAGGCGAAGGCATTGATCGCTCGACAACACAGTGAAGTAGATAGGCGCAGTGTGGAAGTGGCGCTTACTGCGCAGGGGCTAGAACTGATTAACGGTATACTTGACGCTTATGTTCAAGAGCAGGCTGCGGTGATGGATTGCTTTTCACCCGCACAACAGAAAGCGCTTGATGGAGAATTAGCCCTGTGGCTGACTAAGTTCGAAGCGATATAAGCAGTATTGAGTTAAATGGATTCCATTAAAAAAGCCTTACATTACAGTAAGGCTTTTTCTCATTCGCTTTCGTTATTAGGCCACTGCGTGACTTAATTGACCTTTTTCGATTTTTTTCGCACCACGCAGCATCGCTTCGATGAGTTCGGTTGCATTAAATTTTTCTAGCGCTTCATGAGCACCCACTTGGTGAGCCCGATCAACACAGATTTCGCTCGACAGAGAGGTATGCAAAATGATGTAAGCATGATGTAGTTCATTGGCACTTTGTACCTCAAAAGCTAATTCATACCCATCTAATCCTGGCATTTCAATATCGCTTACCAGAATATCAATCGCTTTGCCTTCTTTGGCGACTTCACGCATCACTTCCAATGCTTCTGCGCCGTTCTTACACACTTGATAACCAATGTTGATCCGGTCTAAGGCATCGGCAAGCTGCTTACGGGCGATAGAGGAGTCATCAACCAACATGATGTTCAGTGCTTTAAGACGTTCACGTTCAATGTCGGTTAACATCGGCACTTTAGTCGATTCATACTGCGGATAGATTTTGGATAACAAAAGTTCGACGTCAAGTAGCTGAACAATGTGATCGTCAAAATGGGTGATCCCAGTAACGAAGACATTTTTGCCTGTGGTTGCCGGTGCTGATTCAATCGAACGCCAGTTACACTCAATGATCTTCTCTATGCTGCGCACCATAAATGCCACAACAGTACGCAGACAGTCGGTGACAATCAGATAGCAATCTTTGTATTCACTTGGGTCGATACGACGAAAACCAATCGCAGCTGCCATATCAATGACAGGTACTGTGGTATTACGAAACGTCACTGTACCCACCACGTTGTGGTGTGAATAAGGAATTTGAGTCATTGGCATGTAAGGAATGATCTCCCTTACCTTCAGGGTGCCGATCGCAAACAACTGTTTTTGCATGTTCAAGGTGAACATGAGCATACCTTGCGATTGGTTTGCCTTACTGATCGTTTTAGCCATAGTCGATAACATTACTTAGTGGAACACGTATTACGATCTATATTAACTGAATTCCATATTACGGCAATGGTCTAGAGGCAATTAACTGCCTTTATTGACGATTTTATTGATCTGATAGGGAAAAATATTTTCATTGAATTTGAAATGAATAATCGAGTAAACCATGGCGCGTTTAGCAACTCTTTCGAGTGTGATGCATTTTGGCGGCGCTTTGGGTAAACTAGGCCACTTTTTTACACAGATGAGAGCGATCATGGCATCTACAGCAGCAGCGTTGCATATCTTAGTTAAGCACAAGGAACAGGCTGAAGAGATCATCAACCAATTGAAAAAAGGCGCAAAATTTCAAGTTTTGGCCAAAAAACACTCCTTATGTCCATCTGGTAAACGTGGCGGCGACTTAGGTGAGTTTCGCCGTGGTCAAATGGTACCTCAATTTGATAAAGCGTGTTTTACGGGCGAACTATTAACCCCGCAATTGGTAAAAACCAAATTTGGTTGGCACGTAGTGAAAGTGCTTTATCGCACTTAATTCATTGAGCTTGACGTATTAAACGCAATGAATTGAAAAGCCGCCTATTTATACCCAAATGACCTCAATATGCAGAATTCAGAGCTTCATCAACGAGCACAGATCAAGCTCAATGACGGCAGGAATGGTTATTCCCTTTCAATGTCATTGGGCGCAGAAATGGGCTTGTTGATGAGCTCCCAAAGGGCGAGTTGTATTCGCTCCTATGCTGCGTTACCGATTTTCTACGTAGAATAACTATGTATTCAAATCGGTGCCTTGCCTATGAGCGAATACATTCTCGCTGAAACAGCATCTTGAGGTTACTTGGGTATATTAAAATAGGGGCACGGTAAAACGTCTCTATTTGCAGTAGATAAAATGACGGCAGATAAAAAAGCGCCCTTAGTGGGGTAACTAAGGGCGAAATGATAGACTGAACAGTACTATCGGAGTTCCTCTGGAACCTCAGCAATATAGAGTGCTGGGACTCCTTCAAAATCGCTGGTAAACAATACACCGTGGTCATCCGGTGTGAATGATGGGTGTGGGTGAGTGATTTGACGGTCACCGTCAAGCACTTCCCAAGACGTATTGTGTTTGGCTAATTTGGCAAAGGTTTTGTTTTTGGTATTGAGCACGTACAAGAATGGGTCGTTTTCAATACTGTAGCTAGCGTCATCAGCCACATCCACTGGGGTGTCACAACCGTCACCCACCATCAAAGTGCCATCGTAGTTACTCATTAGGTGAGAACAAGGTGGCATTTCCATCACTTTTTCATTTTCTAGGGTGTCTGGGTTCGCTTTATAAATAACGCGTCCAGCTTGACCTTTGAAGTAAGAGACATAAGCCATGGCACTGCCATCTGGCACCCAAAATTCGTGGGTACAAGATTCGCCTGGCGCATGCGTTTTCACTTTACGAACGTTAGTGCCGTCTTCGTTGATCAGCCACATACGAGCATCAACCAAGTCATGAGGACCTTCATGGCAGAAGCCGATGGTTGAATCGTCAAATGGACGATAAATAGGGTGACCTAACCATGTATCTGCTTGATGAATCACTTCCAATTCACCACTGTTGATGTCGACTTTGATCAGGCGGCAAGTTGGATTGGTGTAGAAAAATTCGTGGAATTTTTTCCAGTCAGTGAGTGGCTTCCAGCAGCTTTTCAAAATCTCGATACCAACCAGCTTGGTACATTCAGAGTTGGCTACCCAAGTGCCGTAACCTTTCCATTGTTCATCAACGGTATAAATGACTTTCTCTTCTAGGCTGTTGAGATCAACCTTCATCAGGTTCAGTTCATTTTTTACATAGAAAAGCGATTGTTCGTCAGTAGAGAGGAAACCACCAAAGGTATTATCACCTTTACCTTCAGTTAATTGACGTGCTTTTTGGGTCTTTAGATCCAAGAGATAGTAATTGCGATGACCATCGAAATCACCGGCAAACAACAGCTGAGAACCGTCTTGAGTGAAGCATTTTTGATAGAAATAGTTACGGTGACAAATAACATCGGTAGGGGTTAAACGAGTTACTTTGACTTGAGTATCACTGTCGGTGAAACTTTCAAAATGCAACTGTACTACGTCGCCTTTAGCCATAATCTGTCTCCTTTTTATCGGACAAGCAAATCGCTCGTCCCAGTCATGTTCAGTAAAATCAAGAGAAAATGTGCCATGCTCCTTAGGGGAGGATCGAGCATGGCACAGGGTAATTACGTTTTAATTCGTTGCCACTTTACGAGTCACAAGGCCGGCATTGGCACTGCGGCGCAGCGCAAAACCAACAAAGAACACCGCTGCAGAACACGCCAAGAAGAGTAGACGGCCCCATAATGGGTTAGGAATCAACACCATCAGCACCAAACCAGCAGCCATGCACATTACCAAGCTACCCAGTTTGTTACGTTGTTGACGGTCAACCACATCTTGACCTTCTTCTTCGATACATTCGGTATTAATGTCTTTAAAGAACTCTTCAGTTTGTGCTTTGTAAGGGTCTTTTTCCTCTTTGTAGAACAAGGTGGTGCATAGGAAGAAACCGATAGTCAGAATCAAGTGCGCTGCGATAGTGATCATGATTTTCATGTCGCTAGATTCACGACCAGTTAGGTGTTCCATGCCAAACCAACCACCAACAACTTCTGGTGTCCAAACATTTACAACCATCAGCGAAACACATAGACCGAAGACAACAGTTGCCCATGGTGCCCATTTTGGTGTTTTGCGAATCAAGATAGCCAAGAATAGTGGTACCAAGATTGGTGATTGCAGCAGAGTCGCTACTTGCATCATGAGATCGAACAAGCTCAAACCGCGTAGTGAGACGTAGAACTGAGCACATAGGATAACTAAGATGCCGTTGATGATGCTGGCAATCATACCCATGCGTAGTTGTTCTTTATCGGTTGATTTACCGCGGCGCACGATAGGTGCGTAGAAGCTACGAACAAAGATACCTGAGTTACGGTTTAGCGCTGAGTCCATTGAAGACATAGTTGCAGCGAACAGACCTGCCATTAGCAGACCCACTGTACCAGTAGGCATGTAGTCGCGAGCAAACACGAGGTAAACCGCGTCGCCTGCTTTTTTACCAAGACCTGCGTAAGCAGCGGCAGCGTTTGGATCCAAGATACGTAGCGCCCATGGTGGGATGAACCAAATCATCGCGCCGATGAACATCATACCTAGTGCTAACAGCGCTGCTTTTGATGCGTTGTTAGAGTCCTTAGCATTCAAGAAACGATAAGATTCTTGCATGTTGTTGATACTTTGGAGCTGTTTCACCACAAAGAACAGGAATGAACCCACAATCAGAATTGGGTAGTTCATGTCTGGACCAACAAAGAAACCGCCAGGGAACTTAGTCACGATTTCGCCAGGACCACCAATCACGAATAACGCAACGGCTGCACAAGCAATCGAGATAACCGCAACCACAAGAGATTGGATGAAGTCAGATGCCACCACGCCCCATGCGCCACTGATCAGTGATACTAGCAGTACAGCAATACCTGTGATCCAAATGGTGAGGTTAATGTCAGTGCCGAATACCGCTGAAGCGAATACACCCAAACCGTTCAACCATACCCCAGCGTTCAATACGCTAAGTGGGATAATCACCCAAGTGAAGAACTGCTCGTTACCATGACCAAAACGACGACGAACCGCTTCGGTTGGTGTATCTACGCGCATTTGACGGTAGCGACGAGCGAAGTAGAAATACGCTGCGGCGTAAGCCACCATGTTACCAACAAACACACCTAGAATTTCAAAACCAGAACTGAACGCTTTACCTGCAGCGCCAGTGAATGTCCATGCAGAAAACTGAGTCATAAAGGCCGTAGCACCAACCATCCACCAGAGCATTTTACCGCCCCCACGGAAGTAGTCGCTGGTACTCTTACTCGCCATTTTTTTAAACAGCAAACTGATTGCCACCATCAGGATAAAATAACCAATGATGACTAGATAATCATATTCCATATCCAAACCTCGAAACAGTGTTTTAATTTATTTGAATGGAAGTATATTTTTATGAAACCTTGTTATCTGTGATGCAAATCGAAACAACGGTTCATTTTTTATTTTTTCCGTTGGAATGTGATTACTTTCACGAAACATGGTGTTGTCTTTTTACCGACAAAACGAAGTGAGGGTGTGATAGAGGAAAATAACCGCATCAAATTGTTGCAAAGAGAGATGAAAGGTTAACTTTATGTTTCTGAGGGTTAAAATACTGCATCAATCCATCACTGAAAGTGGCGATTGAAAGGGAATTGAGTTAACGCAATTATTCTCAAGCACAAAATGGATTGTGCCTGAGAACGAAGAGAGGAGAAACGAATGAGAAGTCTTAACGTGACTCCTCTTGCAATTTATTTCTGCGGTAAATGTTTAGCCATTTATCGGTCACCATACGATATGCATAGAGAGCGGCTCTAAACCACCAGTCGGCAAACATCCCCAGCCAAATACCGTATACGTTCATGTTGAAATGGATGCCAAGGACATACCCAAACACGATGCGACAACCCCACATACTCGCGATCGCAGTCCACATGCTGTAACGCACATCTTTGGCCCCTTTAAATGTCGAGGGCAATACAAAGGAGGCAGCCCAGACGGGCATCATGATGGCGTTGAGATAAATAAGGTTGGCAACCACATCGATAACTTTGGGATCGCTGGTGTAAATCTGGGCAATTTGCCGGGCAAAAGGAATGGAAAAAATGCCGAGCACCACTAAAAGTGCCGTGGCAGACCACAAAATCAGGCGCATTTCCAATTTCGCTAAACGGGTTTGATCTTGTCCTAAACGTTTACCGATCAGCACGGTTCCCGCCATGGCAAGAGCGTTACCTGGAATATTGACGAACAGCAGTATCGAAAAGGTAATCACATTCCCCGCCATAA is part of the Vibrio porteresiae DSM 19223 genome and encodes:
- a CDS encoding cryptochrome/photolyase family protein, producing the protein MKYTTLRLILGDQLNSQHHWFAQVNPDTLYVIAELKQETDYVKHHVQKVCAFFAAMEAFAHQLQQAGHHVLHLTLDDTASFADLPSLLESLLQRFDIDQFGYQTPDEYRVLQQLRQWRPQGITKSEYDSQHFMVPFDELAADFPSDKSVLMEHFYRRMRKRHQILMTPDGNPLGGQWNYDEENRSALKKADLADIPPPLRFENPIDAILARIERHDVVTFGTQSSTLLWPINRSQALNLLAYFCQHCVANFGRFQDAMTANSPHQWSLYHSRLSFALNVKLLNPKEVIDAVIYFYNQHTQSVTLAQVEGFVRQILGWREYVRGMYWANMPNFKEKNALAAQRKLPNYFWHGKTKMRCMSAAISQSLDYAYAHHIQRLMITGNFALLTGCDPDEVDEWYLGIYIDALEWVELPNTRGMALFADNGLIATKPYIASGSYVNKMSDYCKGCPYQVKEKVGSSACPLNAWYWAFLHRHRERFASNHRMKMMYRVWEGFTPELQGQILATAQDNLQRIEEL
- a CDS encoding MarR family winged helix-turn-helix transcriptional regulator, yielding MDAIDIIRGQWAKEFPEINTLPMGILGRLIRLTKHLENHIAQWLKEHGLLMGEFDVLMTLRRSGAPYQMTPSDLLNSMMLTSGAMTNRLDKLEAKALIARQHSEVDRRSVEVALTAQGLELINGILDAYVQEQAAVMDCFSPAQQKALDGELALWLTKFEAI
- a CDS encoding GGDEF domain-containing protein, producing the protein MTDEFKKSTDNLKKAVPLMMKNMVATTPANYALWYTYVDNTLPEMNAQIDNIVAQNGVCPPSANEQMYQQYIASKAETSINDLKSNLEVLVGEISCSMTDTLTDTSVFSSLIDKSFNDLERVERDNLSIEEVMTIIRKLIADSRQIRHSTSFLHNQLNTATEEITRLKDQLAEVQKDALFDSLTTLYNRRAFDRDIQTLFEIDQPMCLIVADIDHFKKLNDTYGHLFGDSVIRAIAKRLQSSCREGINAYRFGGEEFILLVPQKSLRIARQFAESQRRSIEKLNIKDRRTGEQVSSVTASFGVAERQPQDNPTSLLERADKMLYEAKNLGRNRVMPL
- the ppiC gene encoding peptidylprolyl isomerase PpiC, which produces MASTAAALHILVKHKEQAEEIINQLKKGAKFQVLAKKHSLCPSGKRGGDLGEFRRGQMVPQFDKACFTGELLTPQLVKTKFGWHVVKVLYRT
- a CDS encoding aldolase/citrate lyase/malate synthase family protein, which produces MNMLTFDKKQPHHSTPFIAEHVFAVENISAEQQDEKQVKAKQLLDRLFPLEQGSHQDVTSYQIDYHHMLAYFKDGTHSGLSNNQQFVAFVGEKDRPTSILFRDGNGSHVELLIARHQGTGEVQLVTIDDIQLETNTMFNETSGMRHWISLVKGDEQGRPQACSEDKEYRGKCGEEYCLTYCYEL
- a CDS encoding DMT family transporter, with translation MNILLAMIPAFFWGTTYAVTQFTLPDWPPLLLGILRALPAGLLLWLVKPSFPAAKDWRPLLIVGTINIGAFFCLIFLMAHTLPSAISGVGMISVPVFAMLFQWVVFKQRPSVIRAICGFGLIVLAWQLFDPSHLSLSPLGMIAMLGAILCMIAGSTYTQKLGQKVHWWTTLTWQLILGGLVLIPVTVIHALNAPEIYVAALTHIDWNHIAGLIWICVLNTALAYGLYVWLLQRMSVVDFTFGGIANPVAGISCGFLLLGETFTTYQYLLMVGMIIMSLAPQCVMQWQKARRSALALKGECHSL
- a CDS encoding chemotaxis protein, whose translation is MAKTISKANQSQGMLMFTLNMQKQLFAIGTLKVREIIPYMPMTQIPYSHHNVVGTVTFRNTTVPVIDMAAAIGFRRIDPSEYKDCYLIVTDCLRTVVAFMVRSIEKIIECNWRSIESAPATTGKNVFVTGITHFDDHIVQLLDVELLLSKIYPQYESTKVPMLTDIERERLKALNIMLVDDSSIARKQLADALDRINIGYQVCKNGAEALEVMREVAKEGKAIDILVSDIEMPGLDGYELAFEVQSANELHHAYIILHTSLSSEICVDRAHQVGAHEALEKFNATELIEAMLRGAKKIEKGQLSHAVA
- a CDS encoding DUF3612 domain-containing protein translates to MAVSKSLIRQSHFLGTKVRNLRKRNHLTMEDLSARCIRINPENAPSVSYLSMIERGKRVPSAEMLEVIAEVFQKPPTWFLDDEPDQEEITPDKGNRGGISGMALEPSFLFSRDILQIAIPEMLSQTGITGRQFAHLLIRAHQESLQNHFPDLERAAEDVGKKQLNLDVQDLLDLAKHVGLTVHWIKRTPKQVVDELGISAKQLVTSFFEPPGHVYLNEMLRDYPTRLKYDLAVYIGHNVLHSKDGLKSVLTIGHTNRWEEETTGTASSELNSQDILQAWRDFESSFFAGALLCPKVPYRQLLDRNGYEIDVHKKAGVSPSVAMRRMTVVSPYPHWHYFDAYGEGKLKAVYRGNGIPLPWGNMRTVNDPCQHWAVFRRLANPQSGSSAQISILNVGNEPRIYCCESVNMTDAAGNNRVLCAGIDLNPAIDAQGGDAVMIAEQLKASCVRQGGSTPIPLPIKRDLKTIAKILNINWIERGIEAEARLICSRGAVCPRNPSCYAGCEETTAGSEANQDPNNAT